Below is a genomic region from Argopecten irradians isolate NY chromosome 14, Ai_NY, whole genome shotgun sequence.
GTTAAAACAAAACTGGTTAAAAATCCTGTCCTTTAACAAGAATAGATAGTGAACGAAACGCACAcatgaaatatcaaatgttaaaatagTCGATTAGTACAcggtaaatatgtacatatataacacCCTATTTTCAGGTCTTCTTAACGTGTTAAGACAAAAGTTATTGGGTTTGAACATTTTTAACAATGACTCACAAATGGCCCATTGTATAGCGATAACATACCATGACAAActgatatgtctgtttaacttATCATGAAATAGTAGACCATGTTATTCTCCACGTATACATGGAATTCTTGATCcaatttatttaaaaacttatttttatcAGTTATGTTGTTATCAAACTTCTTTTTTTAGTTCAAGTGCATATTTTATCATGCTATGTACACATTGCTTTATTGCAACTACACCATCGAccataaaaaatgtaattgttctCCTACGGATGTAtaagttacattgtatatgctAACAGCAGGACAGGTTCAGATCAAATTTGCTTCAAAAAAGGAAAATTCTCAAGAACTTGACTTGAAATTCTGAATTTCACTTCAGGATTTTCCAGgtcatttccaatgaaattgACATTAATTTCAAGTCATTTTCAGGaatatttcaggttttttttcaagTTAATTGAATAAACCCAAGTATATTTTACCTATGTATAACTTGTTTGATCACATAAAATATCCTACATATAACCGATATGGTATTGTGTTACAGATGCAGTTGAAAATTTATATCCTAAAAACGAGAAGAGATCTGTTTGATAGAAGACATGGGGATTCATCATGACTATGAGGAATTCTTCGGTATCTTCAGTAATTACAAGGAATAGTCAAGATCAGTCACACTTAAGATAGCagtatatatttgaatatgtgGACGAAATAGCTATTTGCACAAAATAGTCATCCGTACGTGTTCAGTGTAACACAGAGAGAACAGCGAGAATTCAAAATGTTTAGGGCCGTTATTAACAAACTGAAACTTTCTGTGTTGTTTCTACAACAGTTTAACCTTCGGAACCTCTTCTGCGTTTTCTTTGCGGTCCTGTTGTTCGGACTTCTGGGCTTTCTACTAAACTTTTCCTATATGATTCAAAAGACTGATATTATTATAGTTACTGGGAAAACAGCTATTAAACGAGAATTCCGGAAGACATTAGAAACGATTGAACAGGAAAGTAACGACACATACCCAGACACTGTACAAGAGAAAGACAAAGGCGACTACTTGGATGAAAGTTTTTACGATGATAGATTCGATGATATGTCATTGCCACTGCCACCGATGTTCGAGAAGCCGGATGATGATGAAATCTTCAACGAAACGGCTCGTGAATATCTATCATTTAACAACAGTTTTTCGTATCCCATGGAAATAGATTTGGAACGCTTAGTTAATAATCTTATTTTGTTCAAACAGCGCATACCATACCGTCAGATCAACCCGCATCCTTATACTTTTATTAATCCGCCCCCAAAATGTCGTTTCCCGCCTCATAACAACGTCACAAAGAAAATACTAGTGCTGATAAAATCCGCCGTGGCGAACATGGAGCTAAGAGCCGCCGCGAGAGCAATGTGGAGGGACTTGCGTGACCCATTTGTGTGGCGTGTCTTCATGCTAGGATACAATGGGTCGTACCAGGCACTGGTCGATGAGGAGGTTCGACAATACAACGACATCGTCCAAGAGAATTTCTTGGACGCGTACATGAACAATACTCTTAAAACGGTCATGTCGTATAACTGGGCAACGAAGTACTGCTGGGAGGCTGACATGCTGTTCTTTCTTGATGATGACTACCATGTCCAGCCACACGGGTTGATTAAGTATATCAGACAAATTTCAAACAAGAACAAAACAGGCGTTTATCTAGGGACAACAGCTGTCTTGGCCCAGCCTGAACGCAATATTAAATCCAAATGGAGAACAAGTTTCCATGAATATCCATACGATTATTTCCCTACATATATTGGAGGTGGAGCGTATCTACTTTCGAAAGACGTGGCAAGAAAGTTTAAAGTAGCTTTTCCATACGTAATGTATTTGGGGATTGACGATGTGTATTTAGGTATTGTAGCTAAAAAACTGTCCATCTATCCGAAATTTGATCCACATTTTTCCAGTACTTCAAACATTTCTTTAGCGAAGGAATGCTCCCACGATCCGGCGGAGCTAGTGTCGGGGAACTGTCGTATAGCCGACAGGAAGCGTAGATTATTATTACTAAGACCTCCGAAAACTGTATCACATGGCAAATTCCTCGAAGACAATGTGACTTTCACTTATCCGTTAATGGTGAATATGACGCAAATTGTCACCGATGTTCTTCTACGACACAAAAATCCTAGTGTTCAACCAATCAACCTTCATCGCTACAACTACCTTCACCGTCCGAACAAGTGTTCGTTTCTTCATTCTGATAAGAACATCAAAAATGTCCTCATGCTATTTAAGTCGCATGCAACTAACGTTGAAGAACGGTTATATCTTAGAAACCTCTGGGGCATTCACCGGGATTTTAACTTTAAGAAAGTGTTTCTGTTGGGGACGAGTCGCTCCAAACAGTCTTTGGTCGACGAAGAGAGCCGGAAGTACAGAGATATTGTCCAGGAGGACTTCCGGGACGAGTACATGAACAGCACCTTAAAAACCATTATGGGTATTAACTGGGCAGCTAAGTTCTGTGGAGGTGCAGATTTCCTTGTAGTGGTTAAGGACGGATAtaacattaatataaataaaacattgttatatttaaGGAAAATTTTGCCAAGCAAGCAAACTTCTGATGTCTTCAGAGGAAAGTTAGTCAAAAATGCATACCCGACACGCGACAAAGACTCAAGATTATTCTTGTCACGTAAAACGTATCCTATGGAAAATTTCCCACCTTTTATTCATGAAAAGTTTTTCGTATTATCAGCGGACGTAGCGTGGAAATTTCATGCAGCCTTTCCTTTTGTTCAATATTTTGGACGAAGTGATGTTTATTTGGGATTTGTGGCGCGAAAATTAGGAATAAAGCCACGCGAGGATCATATATTTGTTGACCCCCCAAAGCTTGATGTGATAAGAGAATGTCCGGATGAAAGTTTCGCAAAACTAATCACTAAAGACTGTGTACCAATCAAGCAACTACTGCAGGATAATTCAACTAAAAGAGGGATAAAAGTTATACGAAAAGCTAACGTAAAAGCGGTTAATGCTGTGGGAACATCTTAATGCAAGGAAGATCAGAAATGCACCTTGACATGTGTCCTAAATGCAAGTATAGTCCAAGTTCTAGGTTTGTATAATTagttaaaacaaattcaatgaaataaacGAATTCTGTAAACTTACATATTTTAGTGGTTTTTAGCGTTTTTCACACAAGACTTGTTATGCGCGAATTCATCACTGCCTTCGATCACCTGTTCTTAGTCAACTTTACGCCACAATAAGTACGTTTACATTATCTAATAAGTATTGtatgaattgttttattgttttgttggcTACTAGGAAAATGTATCCGTTATCAGGATGATAAAATGCAATGGTTTAAGGTATGTCATTGTAACCATACAATGTTGAATTGCTGTCAAAATTGCGTATGAAGATTCTACAAACGATATTTATCATAAAAGTATTTTGCCAAATTTCTGTATGGCAATTtgctataaataaaaaaaattattatttgaaaatcacaaaaactctttGATCGACGTTACACCGATGCTTCAACGAGACCGAAACATCACCACAAGAGATCCTTAAATCATCGTTGTGTTTTGTATTCGAGGCATGACGTTTCTACATCGCTGCCCTACATTGGCAAGACCCAGGTTccattcatttatattttaatgtttagcGATTAGATAGAGTAACACATTCACATTTTTGTTCTGATCACATCCTTTTATTCAGTCAATTGATAACAATTACCATTGTATTGGAATAATCCTGGGTCTAAATACAGCAGACGTATTATTTAAATGATCATTAACTGGATGGACTACACATTCACTTTTCCTGTATGTAACACATaatttgaaaatgttgaaaaaatataATCTTACGACAAATCAAGTGTTGTAATGTTCTAGAAAGACCTgcatattgtataaatgttctCCTAATGTATCACTCACAGTGCGTGCATATTAATTTTAGAAAGAGTGCTTGTGCTTAAAAGATGGCTGTAAACCAGCTTATTTTCACTGCGATTTAATATCGCGATTTAGAGTCACACCACTCACATGGTTCTATTTTAAGTAcacagtgatttttttatgatttcgTACTGCTTGCAAAATATACGAGATAATAACTTGGTTAAAAGTACTggtaattgatatttatatgaAGTAAAGTTTCACCAATCGCCAAATGTCTTATTCGTAGATGTAAAAAagtgtcaatatattttgttcCTCATCTTTACCTTGCTCTTTCACCGACAATTCGACAAACATATAACGAATAACGAAATTCTATCTTGGTTAGATTGATGTGAAAATGCATGAGCTTAATATATTCCCTAAGCTATTATCCTATCAGTCCATCCTATAACTAGAACGTGTCCGAGTGGAACAACACCCAGGGTTTACATTGTCTTAACGCTACAAAGGAATTTTACTCCCAATTACATACTCATTCACAGGAAATTGACACCAATGGACTTAACTGACGAATATATTGATGGGAAATAACGGATTCATCACACCGTTGAATGCATATAATGAATCAATGAATTTAAAGAACAAAATCAGACATTTGTAAGGCCTTATTGACAAATACCACCAAATACCATCAAATAGATTAAGGATAAGATATTATGAACTCAATTCACCGACTTCTTTGAATACATAGGTTTGATTGTATATTTGATACTATATATTAATGAATAGACCATTTGACTCATTCATTTTAACACTTGTATGTTATAGAATTTAGAAAAGCTTAACTATTGTTTTATGGAATAGCAAATCATAAGCCGAGTGATTGTCTTAAACACACTCATTTGGGATTCATGAGGTTTTCGTCATTATTGATGGACATAGGTATCTACCTTCCATTGTGAGTGAGAAAGGTAAgtgacatttattttgtcaattgtaGGAATTAGACTATAGTATACTTATAAATTAATTAAGCTCAATCTCTGATTAAGGTCAGATTATTTTAACCACATGCAAAGAACCCCTGGTGTGGACTTTgtcataatattttttacatgCTATATAtggtactacatgtatcaaatcACGTTGGTAACAAAGGTTATATCGTATTATAGATTTTAAATAGGATGTTGACCTATTTTTCTGTGTTGACACGAACATTCATTTTGAATGTAGCTATTTTGGTATCTATtttgaatagaaaaaaatgcataaaaatatctttcacagaatttacacaaaatcaaattcAGGTCCAGAAATTAATGTACGACTTTCAAATATTCTTTGCTTCAggaaataatcaaacatggtGTTTATTCCGTTCGATTCGCGGACATTGCCATGCACCCGGAACAGGTTATTTCCATTGCTGGCCTCATTCACCAGGAGAGGAGTAGCAATGAAAGTATTCGGTGTTCTTCTGCTGCTTGCAGTTTTCAAAAGTATGTACCCAAACGAAGTCAGTATTTCTTCAACACAGCAGGTAAATGGTCAGACGAAATATCTTGGCTTGAATTGTCGTCTTCCCTAAAAACCGCCTGAGCTAGAAAGACTTTGCATTCGTAACGGAAGTAAAATTGATTACCACCACAATTCAAAGGACAAATTAGACTTAAGGCAAAATAAAACTATGACTAAAATTGTACCTAAAATTCTTGAGGACCCGTTTGGAAATTTGaccattgaaaatgttttagaGGACATAGTACTAGGAAGTTCACCTTACCAGGTGACCAATCCTCATCCATATAAACCTATTTCCATGCCACGTGGCTGtggtttccatggcaaccaaacCAAGATTTTGATCATGATGTATTCTGGTCCTGGAAACATTAATCA
It encodes:
- the LOC138307563 gene encoding uncharacterized protein translates to MFRAVINKLKLSVLFLQQFNLRNLFCVFFAVLLFGLLGFLLNFSYMIQKTDIIIVTGKTAIKREFRKTLETIEQESNDTYPDTVQEKDKGDYLDESFYDDRFDDMSLPLPPMFEKPDDDEIFNETAREYLSFNNSFSYPMEIDLERLVNNLILFKQRIPYRQINPHPYTFINPPPKCRFPPHNNVTKKILVLIKSAVANMELRAAARAMWRDLRDPFVWRVFMLGYNGSYQALVDEEVRQYNDIVQENFLDAYMNNTLKTVMSYNWATKYCWEADMLFFLDDDYHVQPHGLIKYIRQISNKNKTGVYLGTTAVLAQPERNIKSKWRTSFHEYPYDYFPTYIGGGAYLLSKDVARKFKVAFPYVMYLGIDDVYLGIVAKKLSIYPKFDPHFSSTSNISLAKECSHDPAELVSGNCRIADRKRRLLLLRPPKTVSHGKFLEDNVTFTYPLMVNMTQIVTDVLLRHKNPSVQPINLHRYNYLHRPNKCSFLHSDKNIKNVLMLFKSHATNVEERLYLRNLWGIHRDFNFKKVFLLGTSRSKQSLVDEESRKYRDIVQEDFRDEYMNSTLKTIMGINWAAKFCGGADFLVVVKDGYNININKTLLYLRKILPSKQTSDVFRGKLVKNAYPTRDKDSRLFLSRKTYPMENFPPFIHEKFFVLSADVAWKFHAAFPFVQYFGRSDVYLGFVARKLGIKPREDHIFVDPPKLDVIRECPDESFAKLITKDCVPIKQLLQDNSTKRGIKVIRKANVKAVNAVGTS